The DNA window CTGTCTGGCTCTTGACCTGCTCTTCCTGCTCATCTACTCTATTTGGCTTTGCTGCCGGCGCAACAAAAGTCCCGACCGACCTTCGGCCGACTGCTGCTGCACCGCCTGGTGTGTCATCATCGCAACACTCGTGTGCAGGTGAGCGCGGTGCACAAAACAGCCAAGCGCGTCCGGTATTTTCATATGGCGCCAACATTGACGTCAGTCTTTTGATGctgaatttttgtttttgatccAAACTGTGAACCGTGGCCATCTGGACTTTTGTTGTCAAGCAGTTGTTTCCTGTTTTCCTCCATATGCCGATTGGCCGCTAGAGAGCCATGACAGTCGATTCATTGATACAAGAAAAGAGCTTCGGGGTCCTGATGAGGACACCGACTGCATTACAAtcaattttttccccctgtaaATAGAAAACAAGATGAGCACATGATGTTGTTAGATTATCAATTTCAAAATGGGCAATTAAAAAACTAGCTTAGCCCGCAATGATTAGAAAATGGATGCATATTTTACATTCCTGCACCCAcgctttttctgtttgtttttttaaactttgacaCAGCTCGTGTCCACCTCTTTCACACCACTGAGCGTGAGAGGAAGAGATTATTGGCCCAGGaagtgggggaaaaacaatgatgCACTGTTGGCGGAATACCACTCGACTGTTCCGACAGATTGAAGTGGCGTTGGTGTAATCACCCCACTAGGAAACCCAACTATATGCTGGATGAGTGTTCCAAAAAGTCTAAATTGACATGTAATTACAGCTTTTCTAAAGATGCTCATCTAGTTCTCAGGACTTTTTTTGTCCACCCTTGGTAGTATCATTTTTGCATAAACacttaaagcaaaaaaacatctGAGTGTAGATTAAACCTTTTACCAGTGAGcgaaaaaaactgttttaaaaatTCCCCATCATGCTAATAGGCTAATGATATTCCTAAGTCAGAAAATATGTAAGACTGACTTGGTGAAGAAACTGTTTGTGTTCAACTTGAGTCTCCCGCGCCTCCGATGTTTCGGTACATCACCCGTAAACGAATTAAATTGCAGCCAGACCAAGAAAAATCACCTCCCAGTCTAGCGCCAGAGCTGCTTTCCCCCCCCAAGCCGAGGCCTTTCATTCCAAGTACGATCTGATAACCCACCCAGAGCGCCGCTTTTGGGGCGAACGTACAAAGTCCATTCCGCTGCGTTTCCATGGTTTTGCGCTTGATGTTTCAGGCGTCTGAACTGACAGGGTTAATTTTGGGTTCAAATTCACACGCCTCCCCTTCACTGGCTCAACACTCTGCTCTCCTcgggttgtctttttttaagcaagCGCCCCTAAGTGAACTCTTCTCTTCTCCCTTTGTCTCCACGCAGCGCTGGCATTGCCGTGGGTTTCTATGGGAACGGCGAGACTTGCGACGGAGTGAATCGACTGACGTATTCCCTGCGCCACGCAAACCGCACAATCACCGGTGTGCAAAAACTGGTGAGATTTGAGTATTACACGAAGCCACCATGCCTGTTCTCGTTTCCATCATGCGTGTGATTGTCCCCCCGGTCGGGCTCAGGTTACCGACAGCACCTCCTCGCTGAATTGGACGGTGGACGACAACCTGCAGCAACTCGAGGGCCAGTATGCCCAGCAGGCAGACTACCTGTCCATCATCCAGAAGCTGCAGGGACAGCTGGATGAGCTGGTCAGACAGATGGTGGAGATCCCCTACTGGGACAACAGAAACATCTCCCTGGAAGAGTTGGCTGGCTGGTTCGACCTGTTTGACTGGTACAGGTGAGCCCCTCAACAGAAAAGgggactgtgcaatattttgtggtattgccgtattttctcgcctatTAGCCGCCCccgcatataagtcgcacccttaaaattgccttaaaatcgttgaattttacaatttctcgcgtataagccgccccctgattcacaattatcacctccatatttgtggttttaatagggagtacaaatgtgttactttgaagggaaaatcttaagaaaaataatcgcacgtggtatttctgaggcTCTGTGTGagaaaggaagtcatgtgagcagtacaaccaggaagtgtgtccatagcagtctagtttgtcatcccttgGTAAGAtgacggcgccctgagcgagttatgcaagatacgtttttttcccttgaatttcattcatagatgtcaaaatatattttgttcggCGTTTTATCTAttaatcttttctctattttgaaataaatgaccgtatcggccgcattgtcttgccttAGGGCgttttcgtctttgtcaccttgcagttttgtgaatgtcaagtctaatttctgtgcatataagccgtaccctcgattcaatcatcatttttttgggcgacaaatacggcgggtatgcgagaaaatacggtagttttcaAAGTTTGGTTATTTCAGACCACAATTCATGGTTGAATGTAATTAACTTTAGTCGTGCGGGCGGGGAGGTTTTATGGCGGTTGCGGTAATAAGCCCAGATGCTATCTGGGTCTCCTTCTCGCCTGCCTTTTCACCCCCATGGTCAATCAGCAAACCATCTTTCACGTCTGTTCATCTCATTTCCTCGTTCGCGTAAATGTTATCAGCCTTTTGACAATGAGGGAAAAAAGGACAAAGGGAGGCGTGGATGAAGCTAAATGAAATTGTCGTGACCGTTGACCCGACTTCTGCACGTTCTATTTACTCACAACAGCGTGTGGACTAAAACGAGGGTTTACTGGGACAATTCAATTGTGTACAACATGACATCTGATTGTTTAAATAGATGGTAGTAGACGTTCCTCTTATTCTTTGTCCTGGCAGGTGGCTGGGCTATCTCGGCCTGCTGATATTCGACGTCCTCATTTGTCTTCTGGTACTGTTGGGTCTCATTCGCAATTCCAAGGCGACACTCATTGGGTGAGTCACAGAAAACGCAGTTTGGAGATTTTCCAAGCGATTGATCTCTgattttattttcctcttttacACTTTAGAGTTTGCTTGTTTGGTGTTTTGGCTCTGGTGCTCAGTTGGGCCTCCTTGGGACTGGAGCTGGCTCTCTCTGTGGTCATTTGTTTTTCCTCAATTCAATAATAGATAATAAATTGTTGTCTTTTCACTGTCACTTCTGACCATTTGCCCCACTCTCCTCTAGACCTCCAGCGATTTCTGCGTCGCTCCTGACACGTATATCACCCAAGTGACCCACCAGTACAAAGTCGTCAATCAAGGTGTTTATCACTCACTCGAGATGTGTTAGCTTGTCCTTTGTTCTCACCGTGACCCGCTAAATACTTGCAAAGGGGGACACTCGCGCGAGTGAATAGTCAAGTCTCGGCCCCCTCAATGCTGTGATTGTGGTCCAGCAGTGAGACGGCATTGTTCTAAAGAGGAGCCCTTGTTCACCGCTCATAAAAAGCCTCTAAAAGTGGCTGCCATTTTAGGCTGAATAGAAGCTTCTATACTACTAGAGATCCTTTTTGTGATTGCTTAAATGATAGCATGCTTGTAAAAAGCTGATTTTTATAGGGAGTGTGGAAAGGCAAGTGAGATGTAAGGAGTTGAGAAAGGGACTAAAAGTagataaagataataaaatgtTCACATCTCCTTGACCTCCCAAGGATGCTCATTTTGTGCTTCAATTGTCAAGaaattggttgttgttgttattctttGGATGTCTTTACTACTTACAATGCAAATAGCTAATATATTTTTCCCCTAGCATCACTCCCACCATTCAAATGTGTCAGTTAACAGGCTCATAATCCATATGACTAATACCCAAGCCTCTTCATGACTGTGGGTGGCTGGTTATAGAACAGGCACAGGATTATCCTGTTAGAAGAGCTTCAAagagaaaacataaaatataaacGCTGCCATGAATGGGaggaaaaaattgaaattgtttGAACTAATGAGTTCTGTATTtgatacaaattgatgtttttAGGACTCAATCAAGCATACTAAAGGAAATGTGTTGTTCTTGCGTGTTTAAACAGACAAGCTCAATATCGTTTCAAACGTGACGAGTCAGGACATGAAATTTAAGAGGCCACTCACTGTCTCAAAACACACACTACAGTGACAGCAATTGTTGTGTCAATGGAAATTTTCCAATGGTGTCCAAAACATACTCCTCTGTTTAATCTGTCTATTTTTAACCCACAGAAATCCTCAGTTACTACATTGGTTGCAGTTTGGAGCAAACCAACCCCTTCCAGCAGGTTTGTTGCTTTCTACAAATAAGCTTTCAATTTAAGCTTCTCTAGCAACCATGTTTTGTTGTAACCGTTATTTAAATGGggctttaaaaatgcatttttctgcACAATATGGGAATTTGGTGCATAAGTGGGCACAATGGATCGCTCCCAGTGTCTCGAGACTTGATGCATGCGAGTACAATAATCCCATTTTGCGGCATTTACCAAGTCTTGCTCCACTGGGCTTGTGCCGGAAAGATGAATGTAAAATGGAACCAGCTCTCTGCAACAAATCTATAATTTGACtgcatgaataaatgaaatgcTTTTGAGTGCCCAGTTGCATCTATTGTTAAgactataattttttttatagtgcgCATTGATAAACTGTCACCATGACTACAAATGGAAGCAGCGCATGAACGTTATACTATAAATATAAAAGTCTAGCTACTAATGTTCCCTTTCAGAAGCTTTCTGGGAGCTACAAGGCGCTAGTGGAGATGCAGGATGATGTTCTGGAGCTCCTTCGCTCGGCCACCGGGGAATTCAAACAAACTCGGGTAAGTTTCGTATTTCCGACCGGCTCAATTGTTTGAATTTGTGATGACGGGCCGTAAAGTGCAGTGCGCAAGCTGACTCCGTCACCTGGTGGCCTCACATTATGTCCGTTGATCTGTATTAGCCTCTCGCTCAATACAAGGGTGCCTTTTTTGTCCCCACTGTGTGTCGACGGGTACAAAGTGGAGCTCATTTCACTCTGCATTCTCGCGCAGATGTGCTGAGCTCGTGGAAGCGTTTGTTCGAGGCAAACGGACATATTTAATACCACAACGGTGGCACGCGCAGAAAGATGCGTTTGTCAAATTCAAGTACGGTTTCGGCTTGGGTGTTTTGGAGTTTTCAGCTGTTGTGCGTTAAGTTGATTCTATACTCAAGCATTTAAAGCATACATTCAGATTTGAAGGCTGTATGGTGGCATTACCTCAACTTGTCTAAAATGTAGCTCAAAGTTGTTTATTCTTCCTCTCACTGTATGTTTACTAACAAACGACAAAGACATTATTGAAACATTAGCCTATCTTAATGCTAACACAAATGCCACAGCGCTATagtctagatcaagggtgtcagactctggttggttcgcgggccgctttaacgtcaacttgatttcacgttgggcggaccattttagatataatatttagatatttttttataaatggattaaaagaactggattaaaagccctgaatattcagttttttatagatctaaaacaatgtttatttgagctttttttaaacagatttttagattttacaaaatcatttttgaactaaaaacacagaaaaaatggattaaaaaaattacaattgttgatttaaaagggggaaaatcaggaaatttaatatacatctatactcttcattttaatttgatcctaaaacagaaagtcggcactcataatttactttcccgggccacacaagatgatgcggctggccagatttgacacgtggtctagatTCTAAATTTTAGCTGGCGATGCGCTTGTAAACCAAATGTTTTTGGTTACAAAATATAACCATACTTCAAGTATTCTTTATCCTCCGCGAAGAATATTGATTTAAGAAGTAACTGTTTTTTATCTTCTGCTTAGTAGTTCATTTCTGCATATTTTAACCCCCCTTGCGCTCCTTCATTTCCAGGGAAGTCTGGAGAAGATCCAGGAGATCCTAAACACCACAGAAATCAGCCTTCATCAGCTCACCGCCTTAGTGGACTGCCGCAGCCTGCACATGGTGAGCGAGCCGCTCCGCTGAGATTCGCAGACATGCGtgggaagtgtgtgtgtgtgtgtgtggggggggggggggtctcgcTAGTCGGAAGCTGCCCGGCCGGCGCTGATGCGTTGTGACATCAGTGCGGCCTAGCTAAAGTTATATAAAGCCACCTTTCTTCCACGCTTGCCCAGCTGACTCGGCTTGTCTTCACCAATAACGCTCCTCACACTGGCCTTCCTGTCCGAGGACGGGGGCTTGCGTCCGAAATCCGAGGGCTCACGTGGAGCCTCGCCTTCTCCCTCCGGcattcccccccccctttctACAGCAAGACCAAGCCATGCATACAGGATGCAGATCCTCATGCGGTGGGGGAGCGCCGTGGTGCTTTTCGGATGTTTGTGGGAAAATGCGTCGCTTCCTGCGTGTGCATGCTCGCCAACTTTAAGCCTAGCGCTTTGACCTAGTTTCTGTGAAATCTTAACTTTGGCCAGCATATCATTGGGTGATCGTGAAGGTCTTTATTACGCTTTTGTGAATGCCTCGTCGCTCCGTCTTCGCAGGACTACGTGCAGGGCGTCACCGGGCTGTGCTACGACGGACTTGAAGGCGTCATCTACCTGGTGTTCTTCTCCTTCGTGACGGCCCTCATGTTCAGCTCCATCATTTGCGGCGTGCCTCACACCTGGCGCAAACGGTAAAGTTCCTTTCAATGACACCTAAAACTGGTAAAACGGCATAAAAGCTTTCAAGTGGAGGTTTTACGGCCACACGCTTTTCTCCCATGTGCAGTTGGAAATGATTTATGAGGACAAGCCCATTAATTAATCATGGGCTATTCCATGGTCCCGTTTTGGCTGAGATACAGTAAACAAAAGAGAAGGATGAATATGTATCATTTTCTCTTCAAACGTTCCAAATTCTGCAGCTGCCTTCTCAAGCAGTCGGCCTAAATCTGTCGTAGACATTGCCAGAGTTTGTCGTCTCCCACGGCAGAGAGTAGGAGTAACTCCTCATGTCCTAGTCCTACGAGCCTTGTTACACTTCACCGGAAAGCTCAGCTGTCCACCAGTCACTTCATTAGCAGACCCCTCCGAAGCAATGAAGGGGTGGGGGGTGTCATCATTTTCGATCGCAGCTGGTTTGGTTCTTCCCAGTTGTCCCTGTTAAGCTTGTTTGATttgaaatatagattttttaatCATCTAAACACTGGTGTCCAAAAATGGTTTGCGGGCCATTTGCGGCCCAACTTTTATTGGCCTGCAGCAAAATATGAAAGTATAATTGAATAtagcccgcacaagaagcttgagcctacattctgttgctCTAAATAGtgtgaatatgaatatatattgcAATATCCTTATACtgcaggattattttgttgctcgTCGCCCTTAAcagatcaaatccatttcaactgggaaggctggcattgagtcTGTTTCCCTGCCATTGATATTTCAATAGATTTGACTCGAGGTtggcagtcaaaatggattggtcgtctagcGCCAGGTGCAGGGTTGTGCTGTACCAACGCatgcaataaaaatattaaaatatagtgAATAAGCAAATCCTGTGCTTTTAAACTTGAAACATTCTCCTGATACCACTGAAGTCAATCCATTTGCAAGCTTGTGAGAACCATCACGACACATCTAACCACATAGCTCCTCCCTGGTGGGCGCTCTCATTTTCATAAAGGGCGCAACGTCTCCCTCTGGCGGCGACTTACATCATCGGTGTCATTTTGCAGGGTGGACGAGGACGTCGACGACAGTTCACTGGGTGGCGGCGGTAGGCAAAACCACGACAACCTGTACAGAGTCCACATGCCCAGCCTCTACAGTTGTGGCAGCAGCTACGGCAGCGAGACGTCCATCCCCGCCGCCGCCCACACCGTCAGCAACGCGCCCGTCACCGAGTACATGTACGTGTTCCCTTTGTTATGGTCTCGATAGCTGTAAAGGGCCACTTGACATGGCTCTGTAGAGCCGGATCTGGAGCCCCTGGCCAAAAACTTGCAAATTTATGACGGATGCCAAGCTAAAAATTGCCCATGTGTCACTCCTAGAAAAGTCTTCCAGAGACACAGCTACTCACTATGTGCAGCTGTTGCTAACCAGCTGTGAAATCCAATACTTTGATGAATGCTGGGCTCACTTCTTGGAATTTTCTCCTCTAATCTTCAAGTTGAACTGCTGCTAATGTCTGATTGAAGTCGTTGCTTTCCATTGATGTTAGACAAAACAGAGTGGCTCTAAAAATAAAACGTTTTTCATCCCACAGGGCTCAGAATGCCAACTTCCCTAACTCTCGCTGCGAAAACACACCCCTGATCGGACGGGAATCTCCTCCACCTTCGGTGAGTGCCGACTGCGTCACATCACCCACGTTTCCACCAAACGTTATTATTTAGCCCGAGCTACAAACATAATAGAAAAGTAGCAAAACAGCAGACAGGTCAAATATTTCTCTCCATTTGACAAAAATATAGCGCAgcccacaaaaataaatagtgcAACCACTTAAAATTTCACGCTAAAATGAAATCTAAACATTTCTGTAGTCCTCGGTTGATGACCTataacaaacaaaatatttacagatgtttaaaaaaataattacactttaaaaggtttttgaaaaaaagaattgaaaCCAATATAGTCTATTCTTTTTTCTAatggagaaaaaacaaaagtgctATGTAGTTTTCCCTAtcatcaaaaaaatgtaaactgtttacagtttatctttttttaaaatacaaagaaaatatttactttttaaaaaagttttcagGTCCCCTAACATTCCAAAAGCTCTCAAAGCTTGGCCAACTCTCCTTTCGATTTCTCAGTCTGACCTGGACAACACTTCACTTTTCTTGTCTCCACTTTTCTTGTGGTCTTTTTCTCCCCCCTCCCTCGGCCAATCCGTCCAGTTGTATTTGACCCCCGCCCACACTAACAGTGGCCACAGCTGGCAGCTAAAGCCTTCGGACAGCTCCAGATCCTTTTGGTAACCTCGTCTGCTATGCTAACAGGTACATAACATGTCCAACCAATCCTGACCCACCCACCCAGTGACACCCCCCGCCCCACCTAAAACCTAATTCTATTCCAGTCTCCCACCTGATGTTTGTTGCCTGTGGCCCTTGTCCCAAAGGCTGCATGTTTCCTTTatgatcacaaaaaaaaaaccaaccctGTATGCTCTCTTAAACCACACTCCAAAGATGTAATCGCTAATTATGTTAGCATAAAACAAACAACGTAGGGGTGTATTTGAGGAAAATATTTACGATTGTTttgttaaacaaaaaacaattctttttttattatgactaaatgtatttttttaaaggtaaaaaCAGTTTAACTTGAACATAATCTACGACAATAGATGTCGAATTAATAAGGTTTTTACAggctaattaaatgatagaatcgtCTTTGACAAGACGAtaaaaacatgcacatttttaCCATCCGGCGTGATGACAGGTGAGTGCAAAGGCTTGTCATACTTTTTTAAGATCATACAGATTATTTTGCATGTTATGAATGGATGAAGAAAACGTTTATTTGGGTCGGAGGTGGGGAATCACTACCCCAATGCAcagttatttaaaatataagttGAGCAATTTGCAGCCATGTCAGCTGGTGCATGTGCAACCTATACAACCACCCCCCCTTCCCCCTTTTCCCAGCCATCAAGAAATGTTGTGCTCCATGATAAATATCCAGCAATCATTCAGAAGCTTCATTCTCTTGATGTGAGCGTTGTCTTTTCCTACCATTCTGAGTCACCTTTTTCCCATCTACTTGTCGTACGCAGTACACCTCCAGCATGCGAGCAAAGTATCTCGCTAACGGCCGACCAGAGCCCGACAACACTCCCCCGTCAAACTAGCCGCGACCGGGCAACGCCctccccaaaatggccgccgcaGCTTTAAAGTCACTCCGCCTTTTTTTCGTCGTTGATTCCGTAGCCCTCAcctttcaatcattttcttgGTCAAATATGGATTCTTCTCATAAGAAAAGAAGGATTTTCCTTTCTTTCGACCTAAAGTGAAGACCTTTTTTCAGAGCACTGCCTCAAACCAAATGGCATTGACTGACTGACTGTATATTGTTCAAAGTCTTTTGAGTATTTTGTCTTAAATCTGGTGTTAGGGACCGGTTGTCCTACTAAAGTGTGTCTTACCAGCCTAGAATAAAGCATTCCCTAAAAGTCCTCCGGCACCCCTCGAGCTGCAAAGCTGTGAATTGGGAGGATTCAAAACTCCTCAAAACTTGGTATCTTCACGTACGACTGGAACATTTTTGATGACATCCAAATATATCTGTCGAAGGGTGCCGAATCCAATTCAGTCGTTTACAGTTGATGTGAAatgtgcattttattttattttttgtttgtagagtttttttccccctcaaaattTGCATTGCGATGCGACGTCTCACAAATGTGTTTTAGCATTTTTTCGAAAATAGTCGGAAGGTGACAAGTTTACACCCATTAAGGAATTTCCAGGCGGTGCCATTTAAACTTTTTCAATGTCTTAAattgttcttgttgttttttaaacaatgctTTGTGCTTTGTACACTGATCAGTTTTAGGTTGGCTCATGTCTACTCCCCTTGTGTAAAATTGTTGAATGCTGAACATTTACTGTAATAGctcaaatacttttaaaaattccttacttttacatttgtttgatttcctttctgttttttgtttttgttttttttgactGAAGCAAACAATGTTGCTTCACTCAAGTGACTGGTAGCTATTTCCCTTTTTAGTAACGTTTATCTTTTgggcttattttttatttatttttttaacaaaatcttAAAGATGAACATGGGAAAACAAGGAGTTGTTTATATTGAGCTTGACTGCCGTGTTTAAATAAACCCGCTTTCACTAAATATACTCCTTTTTCCAAAGTGTAACTCCATTATCAGGCAACAGGTGGCAGCAAAACAGTACTGTTTTGTCTTCGACCTTTGGGGTGGGAAATTACAGTTGATGTGCACAATTCCGCCAGAGGAGGGTGCTGTTTGACTTGAGAAACTTTTCAAACGTCCATCCCAACTTTGTCAATCGATTTCAGAAGCCGAAATGAAGTCATTTCAATCTGCTAATCTGAATCGCTGTCATGTAAAAGggtctaatttatttattaaactaTCTAGTAAGGCCCCACCCCCAAAAGTGATGATTCCATAGCCCATTCCCTTCTTTGCTTGAGGGGCCTGCGACTCTGAATGGGTCCATAAATGATTAGTCTAAATGTTTCATGTTCTTTTTGAACAAAGGAGCTCCATTCctagcatgtgtgtttgtgtgctttaGGGGGGCGTTTGGGGTAGATGACATCATCTCCCCTGCTGTTGATTGTTCTGCTTGTGCCAAACaaggctgtaaacaaacaaagcgCCGAGGAGGGGAGTGAAATGGCGGGACCGGGGAGGGGTCATTATCAGTGAGTCGGGATTCGGGATGCAAATGAAATTTCACACGCTCTCCCCGTGGAGAAAATTAAATTAGCTCGCCTGTTGCCGGACCAGAGGAATGCATCACTAAAGCTTGAGAGGCAGGGAGCTGAATGGCTGGAAGGTCGCTTGGCGTAGCAGACGCCAGAAGCCTTCTTGTCCCAAGTGCCCTCAGCAAAACCCCCCCTAGACCCCCCTCCGGACACTTCCTGGGTCTATTCAGGCCCTCCGCCAGCTGCTGGGGTCCACAGAGCTCCCTGTGATAGCACATTGGGCAGCTGCGGCATTAAAAGAATTGAGTAGCACACAAGGCCACGTCTATTTCTATTCAACGTTGGCCTCCGTCTTCCCGCTTCTGGAGTGTAACGGCACCCCCGTTTTGGCTCAAGCCAGCGCTCTTGTCATGAAACTTTTTGGGCGTAGTGCCGAGGTGTTCGTTTCTTTACCAGGAAGATTCTATAGGGAAATTACAATGTATTTACTATATGTACATGGCTAAAACGCATTTGGCAGAAAAATCGAGCTCAATTTACTAACTCAATCTGGTGTTGATGCTGTGAACTGCAACATAATGTTGGATAAACTCAAGCGTCTTGTGCGGGCCACTTTCAAcaatttttccataatttgctgCTTCttatagatcacaggtgtcaaagtggcggcccgggggccaaatctggtccgccgcatcattttgtgtggcccgggaaagtaaatcatgagtgccgactttctattttaggatcaaattaaaatgaagagtatagatgtatatgaaatttcctaattttcccccttttaaatcaataattgtaattttttattccattttttctgtgtttttagttcaaaaatcattttgtaaaatctaaaaatatataataataaaaaagctcaaacattgttttagatctataaaaaactgaatattcagggcttttaatcccattcttttaatccatttatatataaaaaaaatctaaatattgtatctaaaatggcccatgtgaaatcaagttgacgttaaagcggcccgcgaaccaacccgagtctgacacccttgttataGATGGACCGCAGTCCAAATTCATTGGATGCTTTTGGCTGCTATtgagttcatttttaaaataactttttcatttaatgactttttttcttagtttgtgttacttttcttatattttttggCACATGTCCAACATAAAGCATTCCCCCTAAAATGTAGCCGTTACGATAGGATTGTCCTGGATCAGTTTCATTAGTTTTGTTGTTGCAAGAAGGCAAAATGACTTTGTGGTcaaaacagtttatttttagAGCCCATGAGTTCATCATTTCATACATCGAGGTCCCGCTTGGTATCTTTGTGTCTTCTAGAGAGTGCGGGGTCTGTTCTCAAGGAGGCAGCTGCGTCCTGGATGGCTTTTCAGAAAGGGGGTTGGGGGGGCGCCCGCTCAATGgtagtgggtgtgtgtgtgcaaatgtgtgtatgtttgtgtgtgtgtcacgtTATTCAAGGCTCACCTCCTCCTTTATACGCCTCGGCCACACCAGTCAGAAGGAGCGATCGTCCAAAGAAGGATTTATGGCGTTGCCCACTTAGCCCAGTGAAAGAGTGCCCCTCGTTTAACTCCTATTCTTGCTGGACACCGACTTTAATCACGGCGTCCGTGCCCGCACAGTTGGCGTTGGAATAGAGAAAAACAACagcatcattattattttttaaataataatattgacgTTGAACAACCACACGGCTTTTGTCCTTTGGGAAGTTAATTTAACTTCATGCTAACGAACGACACAAAGCACCAAAGCTAATGAAAACATTTccgttttgtttatttttaccttttggcaattcatatttttacctGAAAACAAGAGGTGGAGCAACATGTGGAGTCGTAAGGGTGCCTTGTGAACATCccgaaaaaaaaacgatttcgcCCCTAATGTGGACGGTGTTTTTCGCTAATAAAGGCACCGTTCATTTCCAAAGGCgatacatttatattaaaatgtattaataacAGTGACCAAAATCTGCAGATAGAGAGCATATCAATTCAACAACCAAAACTCGAGTTTTAACTTGAAGCAAACTCTCGTCTGGAGAACTCTTCAAGTCATCGGCGAAGCGTGTGCTCTCCAAAGTTCAAGTTCCAAAAGTGACACGTGATAGCGGGATTAGGCCGCACGTCGAGAGGGATCAAGACCTCCGCCAGTTGCTGCAA is part of the Stigmatopora argus isolate UIUO_Sarg chromosome 14, RoL_Sarg_1.0, whole genome shotgun sequence genome and encodes:
- the ttyh3a gene encoding protein tweety homolog 3 isoform X1 gives rise to the protein MAAVVIYTPPWWVDLLHRLPHFNLKFERTSSDFQPWDLTYQQSILLLGGVALACLALDLLFLLIYSIWLCCRRNKSPDRPSADCCCTAWCVIIATLVCSAGIAVGFYGNGETCDGVNRLTYSLRHANRTITGVQKLVTDSTSSLNWTVDDNLQQLEGQYAQQADYLSIIQKLQGQLDELVRQMVEIPYWDNRNISLEELAGWFDLFDWYRWLGYLGLLIFDVLICLLVLLGLIRNSKATLIGVCLFGVLALVLSWASLGLELALSVTSSDFCVAPDTYITQVTHQYKVVNQEILSYYIGCSLEQTNPFQQKLSGSYKALVEMQDDVLELLRSATGEFKQTRGSLEKIQEILNTTEISLHQLTALVDCRSLHMDYVQGVTGLCYDGLEGVIYLVFFSFVTALMFSSIICGVPHTWRKRVDEDVDDSSLGGGGRQNHDNLYRVHMPSLYSCGSSYGSETSIPAAAHTVSNAPVTEYMAQNANFPNSRCENTPLIGRESPPPSLYLTPAHTNSGHSWQLKPSDSSRSFW
- the ttyh3a gene encoding protein tweety homolog 3 isoform X2, with the translated sequence MAAVVIYTPPWWVDLLHRLPHFNLKFERTSSDFQPWDLTYQQSILLLGGVALACLALDLLFLLIYSIWLCCRRNKSPDRPSADCCCTAWCVIIATLVCSAGIAVGFYGNGETCDGVNRLTYSLRHANRTITGVQKLVTDSTSSLNWTVDDNLQQLEGQYAQQADYLSIIQKLQGQLDELVRQMVEIPYWDNRNISLEELAGWFDLFDWYRWLGYLGLLIFDVLICLLVLLGLIRNSKATLIGVCLFGVLALVLSWASLGLELALSVTSSDFCVAPDTYITQVTHQYKVVNQEILSYYIGCSLEQTNPFQQKLSGSYKALVEMQDDVLELLRSATGEFKQTRGSLEKIQEILNTTEISLHQLTALVDCRSLHMDYVQGVTGLCYDGLEGVIYLVFFSFVTALMFSSIICGVPHTWRKRVDEDVDDSSLGGGGRQNHDNLYRVHMPSLYSCGSSYGSETSIPAAAHTVSNAPVTEYMAQNANFPNSRCENTPLIGRESPPPSYTSSMRAKYLANGRPEPDNTPPSN